One window of the Nocardia huaxiensis genome contains the following:
- the fdxA gene encoding ferredoxin, translated as MPYIIAEPCVDVKDKACIEECPVDCIYEGGRMLYIQPDECVDCGACEPVCPVEAIFYEDDTPDQWSGYVNANVEFFDDLGSPGGATKVGKVDYDPPFIAALPPMAGE; from the coding sequence GTGCCGTACATCATCGCTGAACCGTGCGTTGACGTGAAGGACAAGGCGTGCATCGAAGAATGCCCCGTGGACTGCATCTACGAGGGCGGTCGCATGCTGTACATCCAACCGGACGAGTGCGTGGACTGTGGTGCATGTGAACCCGTCTGCCCGGTGGAGGCCATCTTCTACGAAGACGACACCCCGGATCAGTGGAGCGGTTACGTCAACGCCAATGTCGAGTTCTTCGATGATCTCGGCTCGCCCGGCGGCGCCACCAAGGTCGGCAAGGTCGATTACGACCCGCCGTTCATCGCCGCCCTCCCGCCCATGGCCGGCGAGTAG
- a CDS encoding PH domain-containing protein: MSQPTAPGGIMADPARRPSPRAKLLWALSSALSWAFPVAGVAVWMVLDSQRRTLQGIVLGIALAAAAFSIVVIPLWRYAVHRWEITDEAVYTRTGWLTQESRVAPITRVQTVDTYRGPLERLLGLATVTVTTASSAGAVHISALDLEDARNTVTHLTEIAARHRGDAT, from the coding sequence ATGTCCCAGCCCACCGCCCCCGGCGGCATCATGGCCGACCCCGCCCGGCGGCCCAGCCCACGCGCCAAACTGCTGTGGGCGCTGAGCTCGGCGCTGTCCTGGGCCTTCCCGGTCGCCGGCGTGGCGGTGTGGATGGTGCTCGACTCGCAGCGGCGCACGCTGCAGGGCATCGTGCTCGGGATCGCGCTGGCGGCAGCGGCTTTCAGCATTGTGGTGATTCCGCTGTGGCGGTACGCGGTGCATCGGTGGGAGATCACCGATGAGGCCGTGTACACGCGCACCGGGTGGCTCACCCAGGAGAGCCGGGTCGCGCCGATCACCCGGGTGCAGACGGTGGACACCTACCGCGGGCCGCTGGAGCGGCTGCTCGGACTTGCGACGGTCACCGTGACCACGGCCTCCTCGGCGGGGGCGGTGCACATCAGCGCCCTCGATCTCGAGGATGCGCGGAATACCGTGACGCACCTGACCGAGATCGCGGCCCGGCATCGCGGGGACGCCACATGA
- the dapC gene encoding succinyldiaminopimelate transaminase translates to MNTRGRVSSLLPDFPWDTIASVKAKAAAHPGGIVDLSVGTPVDPVDPLIRAALSSVAEVPGYPTTHGTPELRQAAVDAMKRRFGITGVDPAAVLPVIGTKELIAGLPRLLGLGAEDLVVIPEVAYPTYEVGALLSGSRIIRADGLTQLGPEKPALIYLNSPSNPTGKVLGVEHLRKVVEFARERGAIVASDECYLGLTWEGRAVSILDPEVSDGDHTGLLAIHSLSKTSNLASYRAGFVTGDPELVAELLEVRKHSGMMLPFPIQAAMTAALGDDTHESQQRERYRARREVLRNALLQAGFRIDDSEAGLYLWSTRGEPCRTTLDWLAERGILAAPGEFYGPRGNQHVRIALTATDERIAVAAERLTS, encoded by the coding sequence TTGAACACGCGTGGCCGGGTGAGCTCGCTGCTGCCCGATTTCCCCTGGGACACCATCGCTTCCGTGAAGGCGAAGGCCGCCGCCCATCCGGGCGGCATCGTGGATCTGTCCGTCGGCACCCCTGTCGATCCGGTCGATCCGCTGATCCGGGCCGCGCTGTCATCGGTGGCGGAGGTGCCGGGATACCCGACCACGCACGGCACCCCCGAACTGCGGCAGGCCGCGGTCGACGCGATGAAGCGGCGGTTCGGGATCACCGGTGTGGACCCGGCTGCGGTGCTGCCGGTCATCGGCACCAAGGAGCTGATCGCGGGACTGCCGCGGCTGCTCGGACTCGGTGCCGAAGATCTGGTGGTGATTCCGGAGGTCGCGTACCCGACCTATGAGGTGGGCGCGCTGCTGTCCGGCTCGCGCATCATTCGCGCGGACGGGCTCACCCAGCTCGGGCCGGAGAAGCCCGCGCTCATCTACCTGAACTCGCCGTCGAATCCGACCGGCAAGGTGCTCGGCGTCGAACATCTGCGCAAGGTGGTCGAATTCGCGCGCGAGCGCGGGGCGATCGTGGCGTCCGACGAGTGCTACCTGGGCCTGACCTGGGAGGGCCGCGCGGTCTCCATCCTCGATCCCGAGGTGAGCGACGGTGATCACACCGGGCTGCTGGCCATCCACTCGCTGTCCAAGACGTCGAATCTGGCGAGCTACCGCGCCGGGTTCGTCACCGGCGACCCGGAGCTGGTGGCCGAATTGCTGGAGGTGCGAAAGCATTCCGGCATGATGCTGCCGTTCCCGATCCAGGCCGCCATGACCGCGGCCCTCGGCGACGACACCCACGAGTCGCAGCAGCGCGAGCGCTACCGTGCGCGCCGCGAGGTGCTGCGAAACGCGTTGCTCCAGGCCGGTTTCCGCATCGACGACTCCGAGGCCGGACTGTACCTGTGGTCCACGCGCGGCGAGCCCTGCCGCACCACCCTGGACTGGCTGGCCGAGCGCGGCATCCTGGCGGCCCCGGGCGAGTTCTACGGCCCGCGCGGCAATCAGCATGTGCGCATTGCGCTTACCGCCACCGACGAACGCATCGCGGTCGCAGCTGAGCGTCTGACCAGCTGA
- a CDS encoding GMC oxidoreductase, protein MRMTRRAFLATTGLALGGVALARRAPAQALPTKQLSDGDKVPALVIGSGYGGAVAALRLAQAGIDVAVVEMGMSWSTPGSDGKIFCGMLKPDGRSFWLRNRTDQPISNFAGGDYNKDIQKYTGVLDSEQFSGIKVYQGRGVGGGSLVNGGMAVTPKQQYFSTILPTVDAGEMYSTYYPRANAALGVNNLDQSWFDSAECYKYARVGRKQAERSGFAWTFVPNVYDFGYMKQEQANQVTRSALASEVIYGNNFGKKSVDKTYLAEAVGTGRVGITPMHKVTAVAPTEGGYKVEMKQIDTSGNTVATKNIVAQRVFFAAGSVGTSKLLVSMKAQGKLPNLPDSVGTGWGNNGNVMVARANHVWDDTGSLQSCIPCLGIDNWADSSAPVFAEVSPIPAGLETFISLYLAITKNSNRGTFTFNSGTGGVDLNWQTSWAQPSIDAAKKVFDKINSKEGTIYRTDLFGLYKTWGDNFTYHPLGGCVLDQSTDNYGRLTSYPGLYVIDGSLIPGSTTVNPFVTITALAERNIEKIIATDLR, encoded by the coding sequence ATGCGTATGACTCGCCGTGCATTCCTTGCCACCACCGGCCTCGCCCTGGGCGGCGTGGCCCTGGCGCGGCGAGCGCCCGCACAGGCGCTACCCACCAAACAGCTATCCGACGGTGACAAGGTGCCCGCCCTGGTCATCGGCAGCGGCTACGGCGGCGCGGTGGCCGCCCTGCGACTGGCCCAGGCCGGCATCGACGTGGCCGTCGTCGAGATGGGCATGTCCTGGTCCACGCCCGGCTCCGACGGAAAGATCTTCTGCGGCATGCTGAAACCGGACGGGCGCTCCTTCTGGCTGCGCAATCGCACCGACCAGCCGATCAGCAACTTCGCCGGCGGCGACTACAACAAGGACATCCAGAAGTACACGGGCGTACTGGATTCCGAGCAGTTCAGCGGGATCAAGGTGTACCAGGGGCGCGGCGTCGGCGGCGGTTCGCTGGTGAACGGCGGCATGGCCGTCACGCCCAAGCAGCAGTACTTCTCCACCATCCTGCCCACCGTCGACGCGGGCGAGATGTACTCGACCTACTACCCGCGCGCCAATGCCGCGCTCGGCGTCAACAATCTCGACCAGAGTTGGTTCGACAGCGCCGAGTGCTACAAGTACGCGCGGGTCGGGCGCAAGCAGGCCGAGCGCTCCGGATTCGCGTGGACCTTCGTGCCCAATGTGTACGACTTCGGCTACATGAAGCAGGAGCAGGCCAATCAGGTCACCCGCTCGGCGCTGGCCTCGGAAGTCATCTACGGCAACAACTTCGGCAAGAAGTCCGTGGACAAGACCTATCTGGCCGAAGCCGTGGGCACCGGCAGGGTCGGCATCACGCCCATGCACAAGGTCACCGCGGTCGCGCCCACCGAGGGCGGCTACAAGGTCGAGATGAAGCAGATCGACACCAGCGGAAACACGGTGGCCACCAAGAACATTGTGGCGCAGCGGGTGTTCTTCGCGGCCGGCAGCGTGGGCACCAGCAAGCTGCTGGTGTCCATGAAGGCGCAGGGCAAGCTGCCCAACCTGCCCGACAGTGTCGGCACCGGGTGGGGCAACAACGGCAATGTGATGGTCGCGCGCGCCAACCACGTGTGGGACGACACCGGCAGCCTGCAATCCTGCATCCCCTGCCTGGGCATCGACAACTGGGCGGATTCGTCCGCGCCGGTCTTCGCCGAGGTGTCGCCGATTCCGGCGGGCCTCGAAACGTTCATCAGCCTCTACCTGGCCATCACCAAGAACTCGAACCGCGGCACCTTCACCTTCAACTCCGGCACCGGCGGCGTGGACCTGAACTGGCAGACCTCCTGGGCGCAGCCCAGTATCGACGCCGCCAAAAAGGTCTTCGACAAGATCAACAGCAAGGAGGGGACCATCTACCGGACCGACCTGTTCGGGCTCTACAAGACCTGGGGCGACAACTTCACCTACCACCCGCTGGGCGGTTGCGTGCTCGACCAGTCCACCGACAACTACGGACGGCTCACCTCGTACCCGGGGCTCTACGTGATCGACGGATCGCTGATTCCGGGCAGCACCACGGTGAATCCGTTCGTCACCATCACCGCTCTCGCCGAACGCAATATCGAGAAGATCATCGCTACGGATTTACGGTAG
- a CDS encoding proline dehydrogenase family protein, translated as MIRINPLRPVILAAAGSDRMKRTITKVPATAAVVKRFVAGETRAELLPVVRELLAGGRTVSVDFLGEYTTERGMADAAVTEYLALIGELAALDRTLPDSASTVPRVEVSLKLSALGQFLGADGPAIAAENLHKLCAKAAESQVWVTVDAEDHTTTEETVAAVREMRSEFPWLGLAVQTYLRDAVARCRDLSAEGTRIRLCKGAYQEPETVAYRKRAEVDASYLECLDVIMRGDGYPMVATHDPAMLDAGLRESAEKYRGPGDFEFQMLYGIRDAEQRRLVGEGQALRVYVPYGGQWYGYLMRRLAERPANVGFFLRALTERS; from the coding sequence ATGATCCGGATCAATCCGCTCCGTCCGGTGATTCTCGCGGCAGCCGGATCGGACCGCATGAAGCGCACCATCACCAAGGTGCCCGCGACCGCGGCCGTGGTGAAACGCTTCGTCGCCGGGGAGACCCGCGCGGAGCTGCTGCCCGTCGTGCGGGAACTGCTCGCCGGCGGCCGCACGGTGAGCGTCGACTTCCTGGGCGAGTACACCACCGAACGCGGCATGGCCGATGCCGCGGTGACCGAATACCTCGCTCTCATAGGCGAACTCGCCGCCCTGGATCGCACGCTCCCGGACAGTGCGAGCACGGTGCCACGCGTCGAGGTGTCGCTGAAACTGTCCGCGCTCGGCCAGTTCCTGGGGGCGGACGGCCCCGCCATCGCCGCCGAGAACCTGCACAAGCTCTGCGCCAAGGCCGCCGAATCGCAGGTGTGGGTGACCGTGGACGCCGAGGACCACACCACCACCGAGGAGACCGTCGCGGCCGTGCGGGAGATGCGGTCCGAATTCCCCTGGCTGGGCCTGGCGGTGCAGACCTATCTGCGGGACGCGGTGGCGCGGTGCCGGGACCTGTCGGCGGAGGGCACGCGAATCCGGCTGTGCAAGGGCGCGTATCAGGAACCGGAGACCGTCGCGTATCGCAAGCGCGCCGAGGTCGACGCGTCCTATCTGGAATGCCTCGACGTGATCATGCGCGGCGACGGCTATCCGATGGTGGCCACCCACGATCCGGCCATGCTCGACGCCGGACTGCGTGAGTCCGCCGAGAAATACCGTGGGCCGGGCGATTTCGAGTTCCAGATGCTGTACGGCATCCGGGACGCGGAACAGCGGCGGCTGGTCGGGGAGGGGCAGGCGTTGCGGGTGTACGTGCCCTACGGTGGCCAGTGGTACGGCTACCTCATGCGGCGGCTGGCCGAACGGCCCGCCAATGTCGGCTTCTTCCTGCGCGCGCTCACCGAGCGGAGCTGA
- a CDS encoding PH domain-containing protein: MSQPQAPDPAVPETVPGRRDDIADGWQRLDRRMLLVHPVTELIRFIPVLLFSFIAGARSDNHMWSLAVVGVIVLLALTRWFTTTYRITPDNVELRTGLIQRKKLSVPRTRVRSVDVEADLLHRALGLAVLSIGTGQQAERGDQFKLDSLDARLVPELRLALLAHTADNGAGQQVPAQPAPTSKSETLPGAPSADAAAAPPLSSGTLETVARTHEPVEIAHWRPEWVRYAPLSLTGFAIIAPIVGLAFQYGVADLIFDSSAVQGVSHRGAIFIAATVVVLIIALIVIVSLAACARYLTTYFGLQVLDDGKTLHIRHGLFTTRQTTLDLARLRGATVNEPLLLRLAGAAELEAIMTGTDPRQKLLPQAPRAAVDRTLAQLVDTASELIAAQLTSHGPTALRRRFTRTLGPVAGIAAALLVFSLAGVHVPLWIWILAIAAVPVALALAWDRYRGLGHAVLPATGDNPTWLITRNGSLDRDRDHLESPGIIGWTVRQSFFQRRGGVATIIAASAAGKKRYHIIDIPIDQAWQLIESVTPGQLGSR; encoded by the coding sequence ATGAGCCAGCCGCAGGCGCCGGATCCGGCTGTGCCCGAGACTGTTCCGGGCCGCCGCGACGACATCGCCGACGGATGGCAGCGGCTGGATCGGCGAATGCTGCTGGTGCATCCGGTCACCGAGCTCATCCGGTTCATTCCGGTGCTGCTGTTCTCGTTCATCGCCGGGGCGCGCAGCGACAATCACATGTGGAGTCTCGCGGTGGTGGGCGTGATCGTGCTGCTGGCGCTCACCCGCTGGTTCACCACCACGTATCGGATCACACCGGACAATGTGGAACTGCGCACGGGATTGATTCAGCGCAAGAAGCTTTCGGTGCCGCGCACCCGGGTGCGGTCGGTGGATGTGGAAGCCGATCTGCTGCATCGGGCGCTGGGGTTGGCGGTGCTGTCCATCGGCACCGGGCAGCAGGCCGAACGCGGGGATCAGTTCAAACTCGATTCCCTGGATGCCCGGCTGGTGCCGGAGCTGCGGCTCGCCCTGCTCGCGCACACCGCCGACAATGGTGCGGGACAGCAGGTTCCGGCGCAGCCCGCGCCCACCAGCAAGTCCGAGACACTGCCCGGCGCTCCCTCCGCGGATGCGGCGGCGGCCCCGCCATTGAGTTCCGGCACGCTCGAAACCGTCGCACGCACACACGAACCCGTGGAGATCGCGCACTGGCGGCCGGAATGGGTGCGCTACGCCCCGCTGTCGCTGACGGGGTTCGCCATCATCGCCCCGATTGTCGGTCTGGCCTTCCAGTACGGCGTGGCCGATCTGATCTTCGACTCCAGCGCGGTGCAGGGCGTCAGCCATCGGGGCGCGATATTCATCGCCGCGACCGTCGTGGTGCTGATCATCGCGCTCATCGTGATCGTCAGCCTGGCCGCCTGCGCACGCTATCTCACCACGTATTTCGGGCTTCAGGTGCTCGACGACGGCAAGACCCTGCACATCCGGCACGGTCTGTTCACCACCCGCCAGACCACGCTCGACCTGGCCCGGTTGCGCGGCGCGACCGTCAACGAACCGCTGCTGCTGCGGCTGGCCGGGGCGGCCGAACTCGAAGCGATCATGACCGGCACCGACCCCCGGCAGAAACTGCTGCCGCAGGCGCCGCGCGCCGCCGTCGACCGCACCCTCGCACAGCTGGTGGATACGGCCTCCGAACTGATTGCCGCCCAACTGACTTCACACGGTCCCACCGCGCTGCGTCGCCGGTTCACCCGAACACTCGGCCCGGTGGCGGGAATCGCCGCCGCACTGCTCGTCTTTTCCCTTGCCGGAGTGCATGTTCCGCTCTGGATCTGGATCCTCGCGATAGCCGCCGTCCCGGTCGCCCTCGCGCTGGCCTGGGACCGCTACCGGGGCCTGGGCCACGCCGTCCTCCCCGCCACCGGCGACAACCCCACCTGGCTGATCACCCGCAACGGCTCCCTCGACCGCGACCGCGACCACCTGGAATCCCCCGGCATCATCGGCTGGACCGTCCGCCAGTCCTTCTTCCAGCGCCGCGGCGGCGTGGCGACGATCATCGCCGCCTCCGCAGCAGGCAAGAAGCGCTACCACATCATCGACATACCGATCGACCAGGCGTGGCAGCTCATCGAATCCGTCACACCGGGCCAACTCGGCAGTCGCTGA
- the pruA gene encoding L-glutamate gamma-semialdehyde dehydrogenase gives MDAVSVVPTPANEPVHTYAPGSRERELLTGKLAHLSAESVDVPLVIGGRDRTGSGERLEIVMPHRYRHVLGTYTQTTHDEAQAAVDAATAAAPAWRALPFEERAAVLLRAADLLAGPWRETIAAATMLGQSKSATQAEIDAPCELVDFWRFNVAFARGILEQQPESGAGVWNRMDYRPLEGFVYAITPFNFTAIAGNLPTAPALMGNTVVWKPSPTQTLSAYYTMRLLEAAGLPPGVINMVTGDGIQLSEIALADRRLAGIHFTGSTRTFQHLWREVGANIDRYHSYPRLVGETGGKDFIVAHSSADPDALRTALIRGAFEYQGQKCSAASRAYIAKSVWTLIADDFADQVRELGYGDVADLSNFGGALIDRRSYDKNVAAIERARAKGIEIPVGGHYDDSEGYFVRPTVLLADDPTDESFATEYFGPILSVYVYDDSTPSGFADVLTQVDRTSPYALTGAIFARDRQAVEQASATLRFAAGNFYVNDKPTGAVVGQQPFGGARGSGTDDKAGSYLNLLRWTAPRTIKETFVAPTDYRYPHMEAR, from the coding sequence ATGGACGCTGTTTCGGTTGTCCCCACACCTGCCAACGAACCGGTGCACACCTACGCGCCGGGCAGCCGGGAACGGGAGCTGCTCACCGGCAAGCTCGCCCACCTCTCCGCCGAATCCGTCGACGTGCCGCTCGTGATCGGCGGCCGCGACCGGACCGGCAGCGGAGAACGGCTGGAAATCGTTATGCCGCACCGGTATCGGCACGTGCTCGGGACCTACACGCAAACCACCCACGACGAGGCGCAGGCGGCCGTCGACGCCGCGACGGCCGCCGCACCCGCCTGGCGCGCACTACCGTTCGAAGAACGGGCGGCGGTGCTGCTCCGCGCCGCCGACCTGCTCGCCGGGCCCTGGCGGGAAACCATCGCGGCGGCAACCATGCTCGGACAGTCGAAATCGGCCACCCAGGCCGAGATCGACGCACCCTGCGAGCTGGTCGACTTCTGGCGCTTCAATGTGGCCTTCGCGCGCGGGATCCTGGAGCAGCAGCCGGAATCCGGTGCGGGCGTGTGGAATCGAATGGACTACCGGCCCCTGGAGGGGTTCGTATACGCGATCACGCCGTTCAACTTCACCGCCATCGCCGGGAACCTGCCCACCGCGCCCGCGCTCATGGGCAATACCGTGGTGTGGAAACCCTCACCGACGCAGACGCTTTCGGCGTACTACACCATGCGGTTGCTGGAAGCGGCCGGGCTGCCGCCGGGCGTGATCAATATGGTCACCGGGGACGGGATCCAGCTCTCGGAGATCGCGCTGGCCGATCGGCGGCTGGCGGGCATCCACTTCACCGGGTCCACCCGCACCTTCCAGCACCTGTGGCGGGAGGTGGGCGCGAATATCGACCGCTACCACAGTTATCCGCGGCTGGTGGGGGAGACGGGCGGCAAGGATTTCATCGTCGCGCACAGCTCCGCCGACCCGGATGCCCTGCGCACGGCGCTGATTCGCGGGGCGTTCGAGTATCAGGGGCAGAAGTGCTCGGCGGCCTCGCGGGCCTACATCGCGAAATCGGTATGGACCCTGATCGCCGATGACTTCGCCGATCAGGTGCGGGAGCTCGGCTACGGCGATGTGGCGGACCTGTCGAATTTCGGTGGGGCGCTGATCGATCGACGGTCCTACGACAAGAATGTGGCGGCCATCGAACGCGCACGGGCCAAAGGGATCGAAATCCCCGTGGGCGGGCACTACGACGACAGCGAGGGCTACTTCGTCCGGCCGACCGTGCTGCTCGCCGACGACCCCACCGACGAGTCCTTCGCCACCGAGTACTTCGGGCCCATCCTGTCGGTGTACGTCTACGACGACAGCACCCCTTCGGGTTTCGCCGATGTGCTCACCCAGGTGGACCGGACCTCGCCCTACGCGCTCACCGGCGCGATCTTCGCCCGCGACCGGCAGGCCGTCGAACAGGCTTCGGCCACACTGCGATTCGCGGCCGGAAACTTCTATGTCAACGACAAGCCCACCGGCGCGGTGGTCGGGCAGCAGCCTTTCGGCGGCGCTCGCGGCTCCGGCACCGACGACAAGGCCGGCTCATATCTGAACCTGCTGCGCTGGACCGCACCTCGCACGATCAAGGAAACCTTCGTCGCCCCCACCGATTACCGCTACCCGCACATGGAGGCCCGATGA
- a CDS encoding carboxymuconolactone decarboxylase family protein — MEPRFNLFANETAGKFVKRFATAGRIIDDSTLPKPTQELVKIRASQINSCGHCLDGHTKDAALAGESPVRLAMVAAWRESTVFTAAERAALALTEEGTRLADAAPGISETTWSAVRTHYDEDQIGALISLIATINAWNRLNVIAGNTGGNYVPGQW; from the coding sequence ATGGAACCCCGCTTCAACCTCTTCGCCAACGAGACCGCCGGCAAGTTCGTCAAGCGCTTCGCCACCGCCGGCCGCATCATCGACGACTCCACCCTCCCCAAGCCCACCCAGGAACTGGTGAAAATCCGCGCCTCCCAGATCAACAGCTGCGGCCACTGCCTCGACGGCCACACCAAGGACGCCGCCCTCGCCGGCGAATCCCCCGTCCGCCTCGCCATGGTCGCCGCCTGGCGCGAATCCACCGTCTTCACCGCAGCCGAACGCGCCGCCCTGGCCCTGACCGAAGAAGGCACCCGCCTCGCCGACGCCGCCCCCGGCATCTCCGAAACCACCTGGTCCGCAGTCCGCACCCACTACGACGAAGACCAGATCGGCGCCCTCATCTCCCTCATCGCCACCATCAACGCCTGGAACCGCCTCAACGTCATCGCCGGCAACACCGGCGGGAACTACGTTCCGGGGCAGTGGTGA
- a CDS encoding bifunctional FO biosynthesis protein CofGH: MIEDVTDLPNPSLPPKAAVPPSPSGMRRALRRARDGATLNLDEAVVLLHARGADLADLTASAARVRDAGLREAGYAGEALPITYSRKVFIPLTHLCRDKCHYCTFVTVPGKLRAQGRGMYLEPDEVLEIARKGAELGCKEALFTLGDRPEERWPEARQWLDERGYDSTLDYVRAMSIRVLEETGLLPHLNPGVMSWEELSRLKPVAPSMGMMLETTSTRLFTEPGQAHYGSPDKDPAVRLRALTDAGRLSVPFTTGILVGIGEDLTERAESILAIRKAHKAFGHVQEVIVQNFLAKHDTAMRNTPDADLEEFRATIAVARLLLGPKMRIQAPPNLVSLDECRALIDAGIDDWGGVSPLTPDHVNPERPWPNLEVLAQVTADAGYVLTERLTAHPKYVLAGHPWIDPRVSRHVAALADPVTGLAREVNPTGLPWQEPDHDWESVGRIDLNTAIDSEGRNTESRSDSALASDGLGAFGDWETIREQVNELAAAAPERFDSDVLSALRAAEKDPAGLTDDQYLALATADGPALEAIAALADQLRRDTNGDDVTYIVNRNINFTNICYTGCRFCAFAQRKGDADAFTLSTDEVADRAWEAHVEGATEICMQGGIDPELPVTGYADLVRAIKQRVPSMHVHAFSPMEVVNGASRGGQSIHDWLSALKEAGLDTIPGTAAEILDDEVRWVLTKGKLPTSAWVDVITTAHKLGIRSSSTMMYGHVDNPKHWVGHLRVLRGIQDETGGFTEFVLLPFVHQSAPLYLAGASRPGPTVRDNRAAHALARIMLHGRIHNIQTSWVKLGIKGTQLMLNGGANDLGGTLMEETISRMAGSEHGSAKTVAELTEIATGIGRPVRQRTTTYGVPQHSSHSVPLALG; encoded by the coding sequence ATGATCGAGGACGTGACGGATCTACCGAACCCGAGCCTTCCCCCGAAAGCTGCCGTGCCGCCCTCCCCCTCGGGGATGCGCCGGGCGCTGCGCCGGGCGCGGGACGGCGCGACGCTCAATCTCGACGAGGCGGTCGTGCTGCTGCATGCCCGGGGTGCGGATCTCGCCGACCTCACCGCCTCGGCCGCGCGCGTGCGCGATGCCGGACTCCGTGAGGCGGGGTACGCGGGGGAGGCCCTTCCGATCACGTACTCGCGCAAGGTGTTCATTCCGCTGACGCATCTGTGCCGCGACAAGTGCCACTACTGCACGTTCGTCACCGTGCCCGGAAAGCTGCGCGCCCAGGGCAGGGGCATGTACCTGGAACCCGACGAGGTGCTCGAGATCGCCCGCAAGGGCGCCGAACTGGGTTGCAAGGAAGCCCTTTTCACGCTCGGTGACCGCCCCGAGGAGCGCTGGCCCGAGGCCCGGCAGTGGCTCGACGAACGCGGCTACGACTCCACCCTCGACTATGTGCGCGCCATGTCCATCCGCGTGCTCGAGGAGACCGGCCTGCTGCCGCACCTGAATCCGGGTGTGATGAGCTGGGAGGAACTGTCCCGCCTCAAGCCGGTCGCCCCGTCCATGGGCATGATGCTGGAGACCACCTCCACCCGGCTGTTCACCGAACCCGGGCAGGCGCACTACGGCAGCCCGGACAAGGATCCCGCGGTGCGCCTGCGGGCGCTCACCGATGCCGGACGCCTGTCGGTGCCGTTCACCACCGGCATCCTGGTCGGCATCGGCGAGGACCTCACCGAGCGCGCCGAATCCATTCTCGCGATCCGCAAGGCGCACAAGGCTTTCGGGCACGTGCAGGAGGTGATCGTGCAGAACTTCCTGGCCAAGCACGACACCGCCATGCGCAACACCCCCGATGCCGACCTCGAGGAGTTCCGCGCCACCATCGCCGTGGCCCGGCTGCTGCTCGGCCCGAAGATGCGCATCCAGGCCCCGCCGAATCTGGTGTCGCTGGACGAATGCCGGGCCCTCATCGACGCCGGCATCGACGACTGGGGCGGGGTGTCACCGCTCACCCCCGACCACGTCAACCCCGAACGCCCGTGGCCGAATCTCGAAGTGCTGGCGCAGGTTACGGCCGACGCCGGATATGTGCTCACCGAAAGGCTCACGGCCCACCCGAAATACGTGCTCGCCGGACACCCGTGGATCGACCCGCGCGTCTCCCGGCACGTGGCCGCCCTCGCCGATCCGGTGACCGGCCTTGCGCGCGAAGTGAATCCGACCGGACTGCCCTGGCAGGAACCCGACCACGACTGGGAATCCGTCGGCCGCATCGACCTGAACACCGCCATCGACAGCGAAGGCCGCAATACCGAATCCCGCAGCGACTCCGCCCTCGCCAGTGACGGTCTCGGCGCGTTCGGCGACTGGGAGACCATTCGCGAGCAGGTGAACGAACTCGCCGCCGCGGCCCCCGAACGCTTCGACTCCGATGTGCTCTCGGCCCTGCGCGCCGCCGAGAAGGACCCCGCCGGGCTCACCGACGACCAGTACCTGGCGCTGGCCACCGCCGACGGCCCCGCGCTGGAAGCCATTGCGGCCCTGGCGGATCAGCTGCGCCGCGACACCAATGGCGACGATGTCACCTACATCGTCAACCGGAACATCAACTTCACCAATATCTGCTACACCGGTTGCCGCTTCTGCGCCTTCGCCCAGCGCAAGGGCGACGCCGACGCCTTCACCCTCAGCACCGACGAGGTCGCCGACCGCGCCTGGGAGGCGCATGTCGAAGGTGCGACCGAGATCTGCATGCAGGGCGGCATCGACCCGGAACTGCCGGTCACCGGCTACGCGGACCTGGTGCGCGCCATCAAGCAGCGCGTCCCGTCCATGCACGTGCACGCCTTCAGTCCCATGGAGGTCGTCAACGGCGCTTCGCGTGGCGGGCAGTCCATCCACGACTGGCTGAGCGCGCTGAAAGAGGCCGGGCTCGACACCATTCCGGGCACCGCCGCCGAAATCCTCGACGACGAAGTCCGCTGGGTCCTCACCAAGGGCAAGCTGCCCACCTCGGCCTGGGTCGACGTCATCACCACCGCGCACAAGCTCGGCATCCGCTCCAGCTCGACCATGATGTACGGCCACGTCGACAACCCCAAGCACTGGGTCGGCCACCTGCGCGTGCTACGCGGAATCCAGGACGAGACAGGCGGTTTCACCGAATTCGTGCTGCTGCCCTTCGTGCACCAGTCCGCCCCGCTGTACCTGGCGGGAGCCTCCCGCCCCGGCCCCACCGTCCGCGACAACCGCGCCGCGCACGCGCTGGCCCGCATCATGCTGCACGGCCGCATCCACAATATCCAGACCAGCTGGGTGAAACTCGGTATCAAGGGCACCCAGCTCATGCTCAATGGCGGCGCCAACGATCTCGGCGGCACCTTGATGGAGGAAACCATCTCCCGCATGGCCGGTTCCGAACACGGCTCGGCCAAAACCGTCGCCGAACTCACCGAGATCGCCACCGGCATCGGCCGCCCCGTCCGCCAGCGCACCACCACCTACGGTGTGCCGCAACACAGTTCACACTCGGTCCCGCTGGCCCTCGGCTAG